Proteins encoded within one genomic window of Rhododendron vialii isolate Sample 1 chromosome 1a, ASM3025357v1:
- the LOC131335109 gene encoding UDP-glycosyltransferase 75C1-like translates to MPRATSMTPAHVLLLTFPAQGHINPALQFAKCLIRMGVQVTFATSVFAQRRISKTAGRTPEGLNFAAFSDGYDDGFSLGIDINHFLAELKNNSSQKLRETIAVSSAEGRPVKCLVYTLLLPWAAEVAREFQIPRALLWIQPATVLGIYYNYFNGYEEVITNNCNDPSWSIKLPGLPLLTSPDLPSFVLPSGSKNYAFALPTFKEQLENLDLETNPKVLVNTFDALEPEALKSIEKYNLVGIGPLIPSAFLDGKDPLDTSFGGDLFQKSKHYIEWLSSKDESSVVYISFGSILDLPKKQMDEIALGLLDSRRPFLWVIKEKENEREEDKISFMEELEGQGMIVPWCSQLEILSHPSLGCFVTHCGWNSTLESLASGVSVVAFPQWTDQGTNAKLIMDVWKTGVRVRANAEGIVEGGELKRCIEMAMGGGERGDEMTRNAKKWRELAVEAVKEGGSSNINLMDFVDEVGGGCQ, encoded by the coding sequence ATGCCACGCGCCACCAGTATGACACCCGCCCACGTCCTCCTACTGACTTTTCCGGCACAAGGCCACATTAACCCGGCTCTCCAATTCGCCAAATGCCTCATTCGGATGGGCGTCCAAGTAACCTTCGCTACCAGCGTGTTCGCGCAACGCCGTATCTCGAAAACTGCCGGAAGAACACCCGAGGGCTTGAACTTCGCCGCCTTCTCCGACGGCTACGACGACGGATTCAGCCTCGGAATTGACATCAACCACTTCTTGGCGGAGCTCAAAAACAACAGCTCCCAAAAGCTACGAGAGACCATCGCCGTTAGCTCTGCCGAGGGCCGCCCAGTCAAGTGCTTGGTCTACACGCTCCTACTCCCTTGGGCGGCCGAGGTCGCGCGTGAGTTTCAAATCCCACGTGCACTTCTTTGGATTCAACCCGCCACAGTGTTGGGTATCTACTACAACTATTTCAACGGGTATGAAGAGGTAATTACGAACAACTGTAATGACCCCTCATGGTCCATTAAATTACCGGGACTGCCACTACTCACTAGCCCTGACCTACCTTCATTTGTACTTCCTTCAGGCTCCAAAAATTATGCTTTTGCCCTCCCAACCTTCAAAGAGCAGCTAGAAAACCTCGATTTAGAAACTAACCCTAAAGTACTTGTAAACACATTTGATGCATTAGAACCGGAGGCCTTAAAATCCATTGAAAAGTACAATTTGGTCGGAATCGGACCATTAATCCCCTCAGCTTTCTTGGACGGAAAAGATCCGTTAGACACTTCTTTTGGTGGTGACCTATTTCAAAAATCTAAGCACTACATTGAATGGTTGAGCTCAAAGGATGAATCATCGGTGGTTTACATTTCCTTTGGAAGCATATTAGATTTACCAAAGAAGCAAATGGATGAAATTGCCCTTGGTTTGTTGGACAGTCGCCGGCCTTTCTTGTGGGtgataaaggaaaaggaaaatgagagagaagaagataaGATAAGTTTCATGGAAGAGTTAGAGGGGCAAGGGATGATAGTGCCTTGGTGTTCTCAATTGGAGATTTTATCACACCCTTCTTTAGGGTGTTTTGTGACCCATTGTGGGTGGAATTCGACGCTGGAGAGCTTGGCTTCTGGGGTTTCAGTGGTGGCGTTCCCTCAATGGACAGACCAAGGGACGAACGCAAAGCTCATCATGGACGTGTGGAAGACAGGGGTGAGAGTGAGGGCAAACGCAGAAGGAATAGTTGAGGGTGGTGAGCTTAAGAGGTGCATTGAGATGGCCATGGGAGGTGGGGAGAGAGGAGATGAAATGACGAGGAATGCTAAGAAATGGAGGGAGTTGGCTGTGGAAGCTGTGAAGGAAGGTGGCTCTTCGAATATAAATCTTATGGATTTTGTGGATGAGGTTGGAGGAGGCTGCCAATAG